ttgctttatgttttgttcttttggctgcaaggcatgtgggatcttggctccctaaccagggattggacctgcaccccctgcactggaaggcaaagtcttaacccctggactgccagggaagtccccctgctGTCATTTTTATAGCAGGCTTTGACTCCCATCTCCTTTGGCCTCTCTTTCTGCTGTTCTAGGATTCCCAACACCCTCCCTGCCTGCCAGAGGTAATTTCTGTTTCCTTATTATTTGGGGAAATTTAgctgactttcactttaactccCATTCCATAAAAGCCCCCAGCCGGTCTTGCCCTAATCAAAAGCCCCATACCAGAGACATCTGTTTTGAGATATGTTCTGATGGTTTTAATATGGTAGAAGTGATTGCTGGCATCTCTCTTTTTAAGTAAcatgttttttcctctctgttaatGATTTACCTTGACATTTCTCCTCTCACATGAACAGATTGTGATACTAGTTCCCTTTTCTGGAGGAAGTTCAGATTGTCTACTCAGACAGTGAAGGGAAGCTGATGGTAGGTCGTTGGGCCTATTTGGTCCCACACGCTACACAGAAAGCCTCGTTCCCTGGAGATAGAGGTACCAgcaaattttcctttttgttgttgttgttgttgttttgtaaaACAAATTCCTTATGAAAACAGTCTGCTTGAAGCAGTAAAGTGAAATAGCATATTTAAaggatgagatttttaaaattatatagcaAATTTTATAGTACTACAAATTTTGTATAGTATTACCTGACACCTTTTCCTCTAATCCTTTACCAATTTGTCCCAATTCTCAATCTCATTCACAGACCTTGACTTAATTACTCATTTGTGATTCACTTACCTCCCTAAAATACAGGGTCAAACCCCAGCCTGGAAACTTGGTACAAAATGCCTCAGGTGATCTTCTAGCCAGGTGACTGCCTAGGAGCTAATTAACTGCTTTTAAGAAagcttgtggagaaggcaatggcaccctactccagtactcttgcctggaaaatcccatggacagaggagcctggtaggctgcaggccctggggtcgtgaagagttggacaggattgagcgacttcactttcacttttcactttcatgcattggagaaggaaatggcaacccactccagtgttcttgcctggagaatcccagggacagcggagcctggttgggctgctgtctgtggggtcacacagagtcggacatgactgaagcaacttagcagcagcagcagcaaggaagcttgcttgttttcctttctcacctAATTTCATCCTCTATACCAGCAAAAAAAGCCCCCAAAACAAATTGACCATattatcccctggaggaggaaatggcaatcaactccagtattcatgtcccagaaatcccaaggatagaggagcctgctaggctacagtacacggggttgccagtcagatatgactgaacaaccaaACAATAGCAACGTAGAGGACTGTGCCCACATAAGTGGCGACCAACTGTTGCAGAAAGTGACTGACTGAAAGAGGGCCCATGTCCATCCCTCCCCGGTGAAGAAGTCTCACTTTTTCCACAGGAAATCAGGGTGTGACACAGGGTGACCTGACAAACGCATTGAGTGAAGCTGACTGTATCAATCGCTGACTTCAGGTTTATAGTACACCTTcagttctttcttatttttcagatgaaatatGTTATTAACACTCTCATTACATCTATCCCATAGGATGCACACACCCCACTTTAGAAAGCATTACAACAGAGAGCCTGGGGAGAGGATGTCATTTCACTAAGGGTAGTAAGGGAAATGACAGGGTATTATGTAAGGTGGTGGTCTTCTGTGACTTATGCTTTGAAAGGCTCATTCTGGCTGTCACTAATGGTAAGGAATCAAGAGAAAAGTtgagaaaaagaagcagaagagaaaagaggaagctATTGAGGTGGCCTAGGAAGGAGACAATGATAGTCCAGACTATGgaattaaaatacacataaagaaAACTGGTTAGGTGGACTTTTGGTTTCATTTCTCCAAACTGTTTCTTCAGTCCTGGAAACATCTCTCTGTGTGCATGAGATGTGAAACACATTCTGTTGTGGAGAAGGTGAGCAGAGGTCGGGGGAGGTTGGGACTGGCAGTGGGGACTTTCTATGCATCAACATCTATGCCGGGCCTGTTTCTCAAACACTCCTGGAGGAGGAACCTGGTGTACAGGGAGGTCAAAGGGCACTTGAACCATGGTCATACAGCTAATAAATGGTGGGCTTCTGATCTTAACCCAGATATCTCAGAAGCCACAGTCTTATTTCTTTTCACAGTAGCCTTTGAAGGCTTTGTCATATCACCATCAGCAGCTGCTAGCTGCCCAAACATCACAGCCGTTTGGCCTATCAAGTGGACCTCAAATATACAAAGCTGATAGTCTCTATCCACTCCCAGCTTCTAAAGACTCCACACTGCATAATACTTCCAGCCCAAGTTTCCTGGATTCTAGAATAACTTATCCTATATTTGGGTCTCTGTAACTTCTTGAGgctttataaaatttaaacatatatagTTTTAGGGTATGGAAAAGAGTTGGGACATTTATGGTCTCTTGGATATATGTCTTATTGGAATGGTATGGCCCTTGAGGATTAGGAAATAAATTGCATCCATATAACTCTTGTAAGTCAATGTTGTTATAAGGCATGTTGTCAAATTTTCTGTGAAGTTATTTTTTGTCTCCAAAGAGCCCTTTAAAGAGCATCCATGTAGTTATCTCAATTACACCTTATTTGAGATGAAAGCAAATGAATAAGGACACATGAGAATTACTgttaaaacatgtaaaatagTTGAGGCACATATTCAcgacattaaaaaaatcaagactttTTTCTGATCAATGGTCCATTTATTGATagcattgtctttttaaaattttttaaaaattaattcttatgGAGTATAGCTGCTGATAGCATTGTcttaacaaagaaaatatttcaaagtacAAAGTATAGATGTCAATTCTGCTTTGAATTAATATTTGCTTagagcatatatgtatatatataaatgatatatatatgtcataGCTAACTTAGTCAAAACATGTAGTCTTTGGGTATTAGTGATATACTGACCACTTTAGCAGTAAGATGCAAGGTAACTGGGTCAAACGCTCAGATTATGGAACATTTAGATTTTTCAGGGGAGTTACATGAAAGGAGCTAAGAGTCTCATGACTAGTTAAGACGCTGTTTGGGACTGCCACTGGGCAGCACTGAAAATCATCTGCATTGTAAGGAGCGACAACATTTGAGAAACAAGACAGGGGTTAAATCCTGGCCTGACATCCTCTCTTATGCAGTGCTTGAAACGTCCTTTTTAAGAGGGTTTCCAAGCCCTGCAGAGGCTCACTGGGCACTATCCCTGCCTCCACTAACAGGATTCACTGCTCCCTCTAGCACTGGTGACTTAATACACTCTTCATGATAGCTGGTGTGGTGATTGATAATCACAATATTCACAAACTTGGAAACCAGTTAAACTGACAATGAAATTCACATTTACCTAAAATGAGTTTTCAAAAGGATCTTGGTGACTTTCTTGTCAGATCTTGGAAAACTGAGGCTTGTCAGGAATGGTACTgaaggaatttttattttctgtggggAAAGGTTAGACACTGGCTGGTCTCCAAAGTGCCTTTCCATTGTTAAGATTCTATGATTCCAGGTGtcctatatatttaattaaaaccaTTTAGAATATCCACAAATGATTTAAACGTTTCCTTCTTATCCGTTGGAGAGGCCAAGTTAACATCCTGTCACAATAAAACGAGGATGCATCCCCAGAACAAGACATGTTGAACATGTGCAATATTTCTTACTGTGCTGAGAAGCCGCAATGACCGAGATTAAAGCTGTTTAACACACactcaaagaagaagaaaagaaacaaggatGTTGCATTACCCTCAGTCCTTGAAGTGATAACGGCCTGAAGATAATGAATAAAAGATGTTACCAGGGTTAGACTACATGGAGTAGCCAGTTAACTCCTCCTGCTTTGAGGAGACGGTCTATTGTCCTCCTACCTGTAACATCTGCAATTAAGAAATGATTCAAAACCTAGTTCCACAGTATATTAGGCATGGTGGCAGATTCAGGGAAATAAACTGTgccccctgccctcaaggagctgacAATCTGGTTGGAGAATTAAAATGAACAAGCgaaaaaatagaaagcaatgAAGTGCTCACCTGTATGGTGTTGAACACCAGCGAAATAGGAGTCTTAAAAAAATCCAAGTGGAAAGATTTTGTTGCAGAGGCAGGGTGAAAATGACCCTTGAAGACTGGATGAAGCGAATACGTGTGAGGGGAAGGAGACATTTCCATGGGCTATTGGGGGAAGAGTGAGAAAGCTGTAGACCCAGGTAAGGCAGGATGTGACCTGTGTGGTAGAGGGGGTGGACACTGAACCGTGGGAGGATGAATGAGGAGCTGGCTTGACTGAAGCAAAGGGAACAGGAAGGAATGAAGCGGTCAGCGTGGGCAGGCCAGATGGAGTCACACGGCCTCAACACCAGATGGAAGGTTCTGAAAGCCAAGTGCTAGGGGTCTTCTCCCCCCGCCAAGAGAAATAACCTGCATGAATCTCTCGGATACACTGTATATGAGGCCCACAGGCTGATGCAAATAGAGATGCTGACAGCTACAGCAGCTTGGCGAGGCCCAGCTCAACTCCAAACTGCTTTGCTTGCCAGCACACTGCCTGGCTGGGGGCCTGCTGACCTAGGCCTCACGATGTTCTCTGGAGGCCTGGGAAGCCTGCAGCTGCTCTCCCAGGCAGCTGTTGTGTGTGGGCTGTAGTTGTGAGGACATTTGTCCAGATGTGGGTGTTGCTAAGACTGTGGGCTTAAGCATGAGGAAATTCAGAGGTCGGAGGTGGAAGAACAAAGACAAACTATAGCCTCTAACAACTGTTCACATTTGGATTTTGAAAAGCAATTTTCTAGATTTAATTACAATTATacaataatgttttaaattttctagtcaGATCAACAAGCTTTTGTATTAAGATGCCATCCCTTTCAGGAATTATTTCAGTGAGTTAAAAAGAACCTGTTTTAACACAAGATAGTGGTTGGTGAAGTGGGAGCTCATGTAGTCTTCTTTTGAGAAGGACGTTGAGATCTTTTAACTTTTGGAACTTTCTtggtttttttatattttttccctttcctttgctttttcttttggttgaCCTGTGAggagacagcaaaaaaaaaaaaaaaaaaagaaagaaagaaagggggtgGGGGTTAGTGTTTCTCTATCTTAccatttttccttccttatatTAAATTTGGACTCTCTAGACTGTGGTCTTTATTCATCCTCATAACCAGTTTAAAGTTGCATCACTCCCAGAGAGGCTCCTTTTGATTCTATTTCAGTTATTTCGATGAAGAAGCAATAGCCTTCTAACTGgttttcttttgcccattttcttggCTACCCCGATTCCAACCTTGCTTATGACCTACCTCTACCAACtgtggggcctcccaggtggcacagtggtaaagaatctgcctgccaatgcaggagatgcaagagacctgggtgcaGTCtttgggttcggaagatcccctggagtaggaaatggcaacccactccagtattcttgcctggaaaattccatggacagaggagcctggcaggctacagtccatggggttgcaaagagtcagacacgactgaatgactatcGTTTTCTGAGAGGTTGGATTATCATCCAATTTTTACAGACAAGGTGATGGAGGCTCGGAGCAGGTGACTTGGCCAAAGTTGCACAGCTGGTATGTGCCAGAACTGCTCCTCTGTCAGAGTGCAGAAGCAAGCTCCTATCTACATATCCTGTGGCCCTGTTCGAACTTAACCCCTCAGCATTTCAAATAGGATTCCTCTGGCTTTGTCCTGGTCTACTTTTCTACCTCAGTCCCTTCATTTCCTCCACACAAACTCAAGCCATACTACTCAAGGTTCCCTGAGCACAGTGAGCTCTCTCATGATTCTAGTCTTTTTTTTCATGCTGTCCTTACCCTCCCAGTGAACTACTTATCCATCAATATCCAAATCaaaccacctgatatgaaaagtcTTCCTTAACACCTTCTCCTTATCCCCCTCCTTTGGCAAAGTTAATTACTCTTTCCTCTATTATCTTCAAGATAATTGtacatatctttattttatattttccacaTTATACTATAATTGATTGTCAGTGAATCTGCTACAGCAGCAAGAGACTTTATctcattacctttttttttttttttttggctatgctatgagatagttccccgactagggattgaacctgggccctggtaGTGAAAGtgttgagtcctaaccactggactaccagggaattccctattctCACAATCTACCATTCAATATGTATGTACTGTATTGGATAAGAAAGACAAGCTCCCTACCCACATGGAACACACATTCTAGTGGAAGAGACAGACAAGTGATACCATAAGAAGGAATATAATTCCacattctaggaaaaaaaaaaatggtagcaCATAACATGATGAAAAATGTAACCTTAAAGGCACTCCATAATTCTTTGACTTCCAAAGTtaatttctaaaagaaagaaaatttttttcctttttcacccaCCTGTTTCTCCCACTCTTTAATCAGTTCTTTCACTTCTGGTAAATCTGGGTTTAGGCAGACTTGAGCCCCATTCTTCATTGTAGCGCTACCAAAGAAACAGcaacaagtttttgtttttttttccttttaagattttttttttttttttacttttaaatgattCAAATGCTTTCTCTTATCCAAAGAATTCAATTCCGcaagtaaaatatatttgtagCATCTGGGACTTCGGtctttttcctgccttttcatttttttaagtgactgGGGGGACTTAGATACATTTCTGAGATAGCATATaaccctaaatttaaaaaatccaacagGTGTATGCAATGGGAGAACTTATCTCTAAAGATAATATTGGTTCTGTTATGCTGGAAAAAGCTATTTATGTTTAagtgaaaacataaaatagaaaagttGCCAATATATCTACTTTCCTCCCCAAACAAGGAAAATGAGCATGAATTTTACTAAATTTTCTAGTAAAACAacttaaaacataataaaatgctTTCCTAAGACAAGATTAATGGACtggttgagtttttaaaattacatcagACTCTCCAGGAATAATTTAaggacttttttctttaatttctgacTAGTCTAAGAATAAAAGGAGTCATTCTATATATCATCCTTGATTCAGGCttcaaaaaaacttaaaatatgcaTATCTTTAACCTAGCCTGGAATTCTAGGCTCCctgtatctcagatggtaaagaattctcctgcaatgcagcagcccaggttgggaagatccctagttctccagcattcttgcctggagaatttcatgggcagaggagcctagtggggtaTTGTCCATGGATcataaagattcagacatgactgagtgaataacataCACATCCTTAATCTACCAATTCTAATctctagaaaaatattaatataggagagaattaaagaaataatattaatacagtaactatttttaatagcaaaaaaattGACCTACATTTAGGTATTGGTCATGTAGATTATGGTATGTACATATAATAGAATAAAATTTGGTCATTAAAAATGACATTATTAGCAAAAATGATGTTATTACACAAGACTTACTGACATGAAGAAAAGTTCATGATATAGTGCTAATGAAAGAGCAGCTTACAAAAATGTATATGGTATACGATTTTGTTTTTGTGTACATAtattgtgtatataaatatatgtatatgtacgtatatattttgtatctatatatgtacacacaaagcaaaagtgtgtatatataccaagAGAATAACTGGATGGTAGAATTTagagaatttttaatttcttcttttaggtaatttacattaaacattttcttcaaTGAACACATAATACTTTGGTAATATATCATCCTTGTTTCCTTATCTTTACCAgaaattgcttatttttttagaagaaaagaaagaagtttacCAGATTTATGGAGGGGCAaccatttgcattttaaatgtctGAATGAACAAGTATTCCCAGGGTAGTACTCACATTAAATTTAATGCTGGACATGTGTTGAATGAGTTTTTACTtacatgatttcaattttctcacAAGTAGGGCTTGGAGCAAATTGTTTAAGGTCCTTTATGGATTTTGGGTGGATCATCCCTTGGCTGGTGTTGATGCAGGAACAGCGTCCATTCCTTATTGCTGGGATTCCTAAGGGAAAAGCAGAGGGTGGAAAACATCAATTGAAAGCTATGTCTTCATTTTGGTGATACACCAAAATGATACATTTGACTTAGTAATGATTATTACTATCATCTGCTGAGTGTCTTTCAATCATTACCACAAGATTTTGAAGTAGGTGTTATCTCCATGGTGttatatccatgggattctccaggcaagaatactgaaatgggtagccattcccttcttcaagggttCTTCTTATcgggagaatcctacggacagaggagtctggcgggctacagtccactgggtctcaaagagtcagacatgactgagggactaacacttccacttcatATCATATTTTGCAACCTTAGAAAAAGagattttcaaaatattcaataaatgcctATCATAGGTCAGATACATGTATACCTAATTCATGTGTGTTATGCAGACCATAGCTTCTCAAACACCTCCCAAAGCCATTTTTTAATCTGACCTTAATGAAATGGAGTTGGTGTTAGTTTCAGTTAAAAAGGTATACTTATAGTAACTAATTACCACTAATCCTAATCTTCCCCACTGCCTTGGTTTTCAGTAGTGCTTTAAACTTtcaaaaactctttaaaatacactattttcattccttaattttttcatttagtaCTAGGTAGAAAAAGCATAATTAtataatctccattttacagctgagggaaCTGAAGTCTAGAAAAGCTCattagagagagagggagagagagagagagggagggagagagaaagagggagagagaggagagagagaaagagaaagaaagaaagaaaagtcgcaaaagagtcgtaaagtccaactctttgcaaccccatggactgtagcctaccaggctcctccatccatgggattttccaggcaagaatactggagtgggttgccatttccttctctaagggatcttccccacccagggatcgaacctcttcaggcagacgctttaccctctgagccaccagggaagcagaaaagCTCATTAATTTGCCACAAATAACAAAGGTAGTTAGTAAAGGTTGTTCCTGAGGAACAACCTCTCTGATTATCAGATACTTAATTGGTTAATCACAGACATACTTATCAACAAACTCTGTCAGGGTGGCAAAAATTATTGAGGAGACAAAGTCTCCCATCTCATTACCAAAcagttcaacaaacatttactgaacacctactgcCTGCCAGGAATTCACACACGTAGACTGAGAAGACTTGTATTTGACCTGGCAGGTCCATCCAAGATATGAACTTTGGATAACTGCCCACAAGTGGCTCACATCACTTTCTGATGCATGCAAAGCAATGCAAGTCAAAAGGCTTTTATAGCAATTTACATCTCTGACTTTACCAACTTAATATAACTTGTAATCCCTTACCTTGAACTCCAGTCAGAGTCAGGAAGATGATACACAAAAGGAGAGGAGCACTTTTCTTCATATTGGTAGAGTGAAATCACTCCTGTATTTGTTCTAGTGAGTCACTCCTTTATTGGAAAGTCTTTAGAGAACATGCTCTTTGAAATCATATTTATTACGGAAATCCATTTCCCTCCTAAAATCTGATTGGCTGGTGGTCTTAGCTGATCCAGCTAAACTGGCCAGAAACTTAATTGTGCTAGGGGAAACCCTACTCTCCTATCCAAGGGAATTTCTGCATactttatttctttccatttcacataaatgggTAGTTTATAGTAAGAGATGTGAAACCATCAGCATTAGCAGCCTTCAGCACACATAGCAGCTCACCTGGATGAGGGATAAgttatataatgaatataataaaattatacaagAAGGGTTGGAAATGTTTCCAGATGGAAAACATGAAAGTCCAGATAAGTAAAACACTCTTCAAATTTTCTTGCTATTTGTAGAATATCTTTATGAATAATATATggccatatttatttttttctaataatgccTACCCAACAATCTTAAACTATCAAAATACATTAAAGACATCTTAACTCAGGGACTAGGTAATTTTCTACTTTGgtaagttcattttatttttatgtgattgCTGCtaggtattattttttaatggttagATTAATTAGAATAATGGATCATTTGAAAATAGATAATTGGTACTACATTGAACTTAAAAACCTCTGTGtatcaaagaaaataatcaacagggtgaaaaagcaacctatggaatgggagcaaataattgcaaatcatatatctgataaggagtttatatatatatatatatataacttctaCAACCACAAAATCCAAATAGCCCAACTGAAAAATGTgcagatttgaatagacatttctctaaagaagatacacaaatggccaataaacacatgcataaagttcaacattactaattgaaagtgaaagtgctagttgctcagtcctgtcagactcgttgtgactccatggactgtagcctgccagactcctctgtccatggaattctccaggcgagaatactggagtgggtagccattcccttctcagggggttcttcctcatccagggattgaaacctgggtctcctgcatttcaggcagattctttatcaggcCACGAGTTATAGTAATGTCTAGGAATTTTTAGCACCCCAAGAACCAATTATTATCCCCTTGAGGGCAACCCTTCCTCCTCCACATTGAGAATGCATGCTGTAGAGTGTGAGGGGAGCAGATACCAGCATCTTCTGTTACATGATACACATTTTGGAACTGGTTTCTAGATGGATTACTATGCTTAAATGCGATATTAAGAATTCTTTTTGAAGAAAACTTGTGGTGGACTTTGACACAGCTTATTCATTTGGTTTTGCttaaactggcttaaagctcaacattcagaaaacgaagatcatggcatccggtcccatcacttcatgggaaatagatggggaaacagtggaaacagtgtcagactttattttttggggctccaaaatcactgcagatggtgactgcagccatgaaattaaaagacgcttactccttggaagaaaagttatgaccaacctagatagcatattcaaaagcagagacattactttgatgactaaggtccgtctagtcaaggctatggtttttcctgtggtcatgta
This window of the Capra hircus breed San Clemente chromosome 6, ASM170441v1, whole genome shotgun sequence genome carries:
- the CXCL9 gene encoding C-X-C motif chemokine 9 isoform X2 — encoded protein: MEITPTSKSCGIPAIRNGRCSCINTSQGMIHPKSIKDLKQFAPSPTCEKIEIIATMKNGAQVCLNPDLPEVKELIKEWEKQVNQKKKQRKGKKYKKTKKVPKVKRSQRPSQKKTT
- the CXCL9 gene encoding C-X-C motif chemokine 9 isoform X1, encoding MKKSAPLLLCIIFLTLTGVQGIPAIRNGRCSCINTSQGMIHPKSIKDLKQFAPSPTCEKIEIIATMKNGAQVCLNPDLPEVKELIKEWEKQVNQKKKQRKGKKYKKTKKVPKVKRSQRPSQKKTT